A genomic stretch from Candidatus Hydrogenedentota bacterium includes:
- a CDS encoding DUF2007 domain-containing protein, whose product MNATVTIGTYMDLMLAELVRGRLESEGIQAILTDDLAALSNDGGIVATQGVRVRVPHDQAEKARRVLDEIEG is encoded by the coding sequence ATGAACGCTACGGTCACGATAGGAACCTACATGGACTTGATGCTCGCTGAGCTCGTCCGGGGACGTCTTGAATCGGAGGGAATTCAGGCAATTCTTACCGATGACTTGGCTGCGTTATCCAACGATGGCGGAATCGTCGCGACCCAAGGTGTGCGGGTCCGCGTGCCGCACGATCAGGCGGAGAAGGCGCGAAGAGTTCTCGACGAGATCGAGGGGTAA
- a CDS encoding Gfo/Idh/MocA family oxidoreductase, with product MNRLSRRDFVSRGAAGIAITALHQPAKAGESTDKLNIAVVGVGGMGASNLRNVARENIVALCDVDDEYAAKVYAAFPQAAKYKDYREMLAKSDIDGVVIATPDHTHAVIAAACMRAKKHVYCQKPLTHNVYEARRLAEIARETGVVTQMGIQGHSGEGIRQIKEWIQAGAIGEVSEVDAWCSLTYYPWGHAAWSSPVGVRPTETPPVPGTLNWDLWLGPAPERPYHRCYHPRTWRSFLDFGSGMMGDRGAHTFDPIFYALDLGHPASIDGNYTDWNGEVHPVACLVQYEFPARGTMPPVTLTWYDGLRPPRPAGLLPEDRLGDPEGGALFKGSEGMITCNVYGNEPRLLPASRMKEFKPPEPTIPRVECSHEQDWLNAIRTNTRAGADFAYSGPLTEVCQLGNIAKRMNARIEWDPAKMEFPNMPDANQYVTRQYRNGWTL from the coding sequence ATGAATCGACTCAGCAGGCGCGACTTTGTGTCGCGGGGCGCGGCGGGTATTGCCATTACCGCCTTGCATCAACCGGCGAAAGCCGGAGAATCAACGGACAAACTCAACATCGCCGTCGTCGGGGTCGGAGGAATGGGCGCCTCAAACCTGCGAAACGTCGCGCGCGAGAACATCGTCGCGTTGTGCGACGTGGACGACGAGTACGCGGCGAAAGTGTATGCGGCGTTTCCGCAGGCGGCGAAGTACAAAGACTATCGCGAAATGCTCGCGAAGAGCGACATCGACGGCGTTGTCATCGCGACCCCGGACCACACGCACGCCGTGATTGCCGCGGCGTGCATGCGCGCGAAGAAACACGTCTATTGCCAGAAACCGCTAACGCACAACGTGTACGAAGCGCGCCGCCTGGCGGAGATTGCCCGGGAAACCGGCGTCGTCACGCAGATGGGGATTCAAGGCCACTCCGGCGAAGGTATTCGCCAAATCAAAGAGTGGATTCAAGCTGGAGCGATCGGCGAAGTGAGCGAAGTGGACGCGTGGTGTAGCCTGACGTATTACCCGTGGGGTCACGCGGCGTGGAGTTCACCAGTCGGCGTGCGTCCAACGGAGACGCCGCCAGTCCCGGGGACCTTGAACTGGGACCTGTGGCTGGGTCCCGCGCCGGAGCGGCCCTACCACCGGTGCTACCACCCGCGCACGTGGCGCAGCTTCCTCGATTTTGGCAGCGGCATGATGGGCGACCGCGGGGCGCACACCTTCGATCCGATTTTCTATGCGCTCGATCTGGGGCATCCGGCTTCGATTGACGGGAACTACACCGACTGGAACGGCGAAGTACATCCTGTCGCGTGCCTGGTCCAGTACGAATTCCCCGCACGGGGGACGATGCCTCCGGTGACATTGACCTGGTACGACGGGCTGCGGCCTCCCCGGCCCGCTGGCCTTTTGCCCGAGGACCGGTTGGGCGACCCCGAGGGCGGCGCACTGTTCAAAGGTTCCGAGGGGATGATCACGTGCAACGTGTACGGCAACGAACCGCGCCTGTTGCCCGCGTCTCGCATGAAGGAGTTCAAGCCGCCCGAGCCGACAATACCGCGCGTCGAGTGCTCGCACGAGCAAGACTGGCTTAACGCGATTAGGACCAACACGCGCGCCGGCGCGGACTTCGCCTACTCCGGTCCGCTGACGGAAGTCTGCCAACTCGGCAACATCGCCAAGCGCATGAACGCGCGCATCGAATGGGACCCGGCAAAAATGGAGTTCCCGAACATGCCCGATGCAAATCAGTATGTGACGCGTCAATATCGGAATGGATGGACTCTCTAG
- a CDS encoding DUF2007 domain-containing protein: MFCPGCGAEFDPGVTMCGECQVELVEEQPDMEPHFQDSVCVFETDDKGEIALAESLLQGADIPYVVQNAMGQNILGLYSRASMMAFIEVKPEHAEAAAELLADLNEGVDSDVLDEVYEDDDEDGETS; encoded by the coding sequence ATGTTTTGTCCAGGCTGCGGAGCTGAATTTGACCCGGGGGTGACGATGTGCGGGGAGTGCCAGGTTGAGTTGGTCGAAGAGCAGCCCGACATGGAACCGCATTTCCAGGATTCCGTCTGTGTGTTTGAAACCGATGACAAAGGGGAAATCGCCCTTGCCGAGTCGCTATTGCAGGGTGCAGACATCCCCTATGTCGTGCAGAACGCCATGGGACAAAACATACTTGGCTTGTATTCGCGCGCGAGCATGATGGCGTTCATCGAAGTGAAACCGGAGCACGCCGAGGCGGCGGCGGAACTATTGGCCGACTTGAACGAAGGCGTCGACAGCGATGTGCTGGACGAGGTCTACGAGGATGACGACGAAGACGGAGAAACTTCGTAG
- a CDS encoding aldo/keto reductase, translating to MRYGRVRGVEKPISTLVQGTVMLPGENEAQSHALLDAVLELGCNTFDTAHEYAGGEGERSFGRWLALRGNRDKVVIIGKGCHHNADRKCVTPYDIASHLHDSLARMKVDHIDLYMLHRDDPSQPVGPIMEALNELMDADKIHAIGASNWTTRRILEANLYAQTHGLTPFVASSPQFSLAEMIDEPWDNCVSISGPQGESDRAWYEENEMPLFTWSSLASGFLSGKLTRQNARQHEGQMYHRCYACEANFKRLDRLQELARLKRVSVPQLALSWVLHHPLELYPLVAAYHPREFEQLTKALDIELTLSESEWLDLERDELD from the coding sequence ATGCGGTATGGCCGCGTGCGCGGAGTCGAGAAGCCAATCAGCACGCTGGTACAGGGCACCGTGATGCTGCCGGGGGAGAACGAGGCGCAGTCGCACGCACTATTGGACGCGGTGCTCGAGTTGGGCTGCAACACGTTTGACACGGCGCACGAATATGCCGGCGGCGAAGGCGAGCGTTCGTTCGGGCGGTGGCTTGCACTACGGGGCAATCGCGACAAAGTGGTGATTATCGGAAAGGGGTGTCATCACAACGCGGACCGAAAATGCGTCACACCTTACGATATCGCCTCGCACCTGCACGATTCGCTCGCGCGCATGAAAGTCGATCATATCGATCTGTATATGCTCCACCGCGACGACCCGTCGCAGCCCGTCGGCCCGATCATGGAAGCGCTGAACGAATTGATGGACGCGGACAAGATTCACGCGATCGGCGCGTCGAACTGGACGACGCGCCGGATTCTGGAAGCGAACCTCTATGCGCAGACGCACGGCCTCACGCCGTTTGTCGCGAGCAGCCCGCAGTTCAGTCTTGCGGAAATGATCGATGAACCATGGGACAACTGCGTCAGCATCAGCGGTCCCCAGGGCGAATCCGATCGCGCTTGGTACGAGGAGAATGAAATGCCGCTCTTCACGTGGTCGTCGCTCGCAAGCGGGTTCCTGTCGGGCAAGCTGACACGGCAGAATGCGCGCCAGCACGAAGGGCAGATGTATCACCGGTGCTACGCGTGCGAAGCAAACTTCAAACGGTTGGATCGCTTGCAGGAACTCGCGCGGCTGAAGCGCGTCAGCGTCCCGCAGTTGGCCCTCTCGTGGGTGCTGCACCATCCCCTCGAACTCTACCCACTTGTCGCGGCCTATCATCCGCGCGAGTTCGAGCAACTCACCAAGGCGTTGGATATCGAACTTACGCTATCGGAGTCGGAATGGCTGGATTTGGAGCGGGATGAGTTGGATTAG
- a CDS encoding DUF1080 domain-containing protein, which produces MLRNRLVISVFLLSFTMFYPMALAADAPTAPNPPEGFTALFNGKDLTGWKGLVADPEKRAKMTKEELAAAQAKADERMREHWKVVDGALEFDGKGDSLCTVKDYADFELLVDWKIKDEGDSGIYLRGSPQVQIWDPKKNNVGSGGLYNNEKGPSKPLVLADNPIGEWNTFRIKMLGDKVSVWLNDKLVVDNVVLENYWDRSKPIYPTGQIELQNHGNTLWFRNIYIKEIPAK; this is translated from the coding sequence ATGCTTAGAAATCGACTCGTCATCTCTGTATTTCTGCTCTCGTTCACGATGTTCTACCCAATGGCTCTAGCCGCCGACGCTCCCACCGCGCCAAATCCACCCGAAGGCTTCACGGCCCTGTTCAACGGCAAAGACCTCACCGGCTGGAAGGGACTTGTCGCAGACCCCGAAAAGCGCGCGAAGATGACGAAGGAAGAGCTCGCCGCGGCGCAGGCCAAGGCCGACGAGCGGATGCGCGAGCACTGGAAAGTCGTTGACGGCGCACTCGAATTCGACGGTAAAGGCGACAGCCTGTGCACGGTGAAGGACTACGCGGATTTCGAACTGCTGGTCGATTGGAAGATTAAGGACGAAGGCGACAGCGGCATTTACCTCCGCGGCAGCCCGCAGGTGCAAATCTGGGACCCGAAGAAGAACAATGTTGGCTCCGGCGGCCTGTACAACAACGAGAAGGGGCCGTCCAAGCCGCTCGTGCTTGCCGACAATCCTATCGGCGAATGGAACACGTTCCGCATCAAGATGCTTGGCGACAAAGTCTCGGTCTGGCTGAACGACAAGCTCGTGGTTGACAATGTCGTGCTCGAGAATTACTGGGACCGCTCGAAGCCCATCTATCCCACCGGCCAGATCGAGCTACAGAACCACGGAAATACGCTGTGGTTCCGGAATATCTACATCAAGGAGATTCCCGCGAAATAG
- a CDS encoding zinc-dependent peptidase translates to MFWSKARRREKVRARAFPEAWEAALRDNVPYYGFLPPEDQAELRGHIHVLIGEKNFEGCGGLTITDEVKVTIAGYASILLLHRDAAYYPRLSSILVYPDAFVARQEFVEFGDDMDVMDDEDVRIGESWDTGAIVLAWKPIMQSAKGQGSTQNVALHEFAHQLDLEDGITNGVPDLDDDEAYDDWVRVMGGAYEALWKDIERNRLTFIDEYGATHPAEFFAVLTETFFMRPHTLQRKHADVYGVLREYYRQDPAALLPKV, encoded by the coding sequence ATGTTCTGGAGTAAGGCGCGCCGCCGGGAGAAGGTAAGGGCGCGCGCGTTTCCGGAGGCGTGGGAAGCGGCGCTGCGTGACAATGTGCCGTACTACGGCTTCTTGCCGCCCGAGGATCAAGCGGAATTGCGCGGGCACATCCATGTCTTGATTGGGGAGAAGAACTTCGAAGGCTGCGGCGGCCTCACAATTACGGACGAAGTAAAGGTCACCATCGCCGGCTATGCGTCGATACTGCTGTTGCATCGCGACGCGGCGTACTACCCGCGCCTTTCGTCAATTCTGGTGTATCCCGACGCGTTCGTTGCGCGACAGGAATTCGTGGAGTTTGGGGACGATATGGACGTAATGGACGATGAAGACGTTCGCATTGGGGAGTCGTGGGATACCGGGGCGATCGTGCTCGCGTGGAAGCCCATTATGCAATCGGCAAAGGGCCAAGGCAGCACACAGAATGTGGCGTTGCACGAATTCGCCCACCAACTCGACCTCGAAGATGGCATCACCAACGGAGTGCCCGATCTCGATGACGACGAGGCCTACGACGACTGGGTGCGGGTTATGGGTGGCGCATACGAAGCGTTGTGGAAAGACATCGAGCGCAACCGGTTGACGTTCATCGACGAATACGGCGCGACGCATCCCGCGGAATTCTTCGCGGTGCTCACCGAGACATTTTTTATGCGTCCGCACACGCTGCAGCGAAAACACGCGGACGTGTACGGGGTATTGCGCGAGTATTACCGGCAAGACCCGGCGGCGTTACTGCCGAAGGTCTGA